ttttttttttaaatgaaaacTGTCAATGAGCTCAATGATATAGTCTATAGATAGCATAATCTGATCGCTTAATGTTGGACTGAGCATCAAAGAGACACTGTCGCTTTATGTAATTTTGTAGGCAACTCAGTTAAATATACAACTCAGTCCACACGGTTTGAACTCAGTTAAATATACAACTGAGCATCAAAGAGACACTGTCGCTTTATGTAATTGTGTACAAAACCCGTAGAAAGTTAATTTTAACGTTCAAAATAAATTCAATAACTTTAACCTTAAAGCACACATTGTCTCGACCTTCAAAATTATGAGTCGGAGGCCATAAGCATATTAGATGCCGTTAAAGACCATATTAGATGTAAACATATCATTATCTATACAGACAAATTGTCTGCTCCATAATGTAATTGAAAAGTAATCCACTGCCCGAAACACAAATGGAGATGAGATTACCTTTGTAGTACCACCATCAAACCTAAGCTACGAATAATATGAATGATTTAGATTTGGTCTATTGTGTGGATACTAAAAGTGGGAACGGTTCTAACATCCGAATCTGGGCTCAAGTCGGTCCACCTCTTCCCCGCACAGGATTAACCACGGTTAGCATTTTCTCCTAAAAAATATATGACTTATCGGCGTGGGAGCGATCCttgaaaacaacaaattttttACCGAGATACCAAACCCGCACGGGTGATCAACGAACTCGGTCTACATCAATTGATTGAGGCGGCTAATTTAACAATACACAATTCCATAAACAAATAGTAGGTGATTAGACATTGTATTTATGTGCACTATGCCTACCTGATATTCTTCCAGCACTAGATTCATGTGTGGCTAGATGTAGAACAGattctttattttgttttgcGTCATTGTTGAGTAAACAATGGTAGATCGGCAGGTATGGACCAGAAATCTGGCACTAGATTCATTGAATGATGCCCACCTAATCAATAAACTAATCAATCCTTCTGGGTATAAATAAATTGCAAAACTTGTATATGGAACACAAGTTATTCAAATATTCAAGAAGTTATCGATCAAAATCAAAAGTATCTAAGCAAAGAAATCAACCAAGAAAATGGAAGCAGGAAAATGTGTAGCAAAAGCTCCTTTTGGTAGTGTGATTATAGGTGTACTCATACTCGGTCTGTTCATAGCACAGGCTTCAGTAGAGGCTAGAAGCTGCTGCGATTCCAAAGCTGGAAGAAATTGTTACCAAGCATGTGTTAGACGAACAGGTGCAACGAAACTTTGTGCCAGATCCTGTGGTTGTAGATTTACTAGAGAGAACAGGTGCCCCTCAAGCCACCCATGGGCTAACACTAGCAATTTCCAAAACTCAGGTAAAAAAAATTTACAACGAACTCAGCGCTTTTTACCATAATTTTCTACTAATATTATTAGTAAAGATTTTCCAAATTTTAATCCTTTTTTTGGGGGGGCAGTAGACAATGGTGATGAATTTGAAGAACAAAGCAACGTAACGAACGAAAATAAAATCAATGAGTACTGCAAGTTGGGGTGTGCATTCTCTGTGTGCAAAAACATAAACACTCCTCAGGATTCAGGTAAAATGATCGAGCTCACTACCTTTTTTTATTCCTTTTCCTTTACTTAATTGGCATTGTTAAAGCAATCAAACGCTACTTGTTTCAGAATTAGACGAAGCAGTGGAACGTTGTAACGATGCATGCTTCGATTTGTGCAACAAGAATTCCAACATTGCAGTTGTCACGGTGGCTTAAAAAAAC
Above is a window of Papaver somniferum cultivar HN1 unplaced genomic scaffold, ASM357369v1 unplaced-scaffold_5196, whole genome shotgun sequence DNA encoding:
- the LOC113342986 gene encoding alpha-hordothionin-like isoform X1, encoding MEAGKCVAKAPFGSVIIGVLILGLFIAQASVEARSCCDSKAGRNCYQACVRRTGATKLCARSCGCRFTRENRCPSSHPWANTSNFQNSVDNGDEFEEQSNVTNENKINEYCKLGCAFSVCKNINTPQDSELDEAVERCNDACFDLCNKNSNIAVVTVA
- the LOC113342986 gene encoding alpha-hordothionin-like isoform X2 gives rise to the protein MEAGKCVAKAPFGSVIIGVLILGLFIAQASVEARSCCDSKAGRNCYQACVRRTGATKLCARSCGCRFTRENRCPSSHPWANTSNFQNSDNGDEFEEQSNVTNENKINEYCKLGCAFSVCKNINTPQDSELDEAVERCNDACFDLCNKNSNIAVVTVA